The following are from one region of the Gryllotalpicola protaetiae genome:
- the asp1 gene encoding accessory Sec system protein Asp1, which yields MIHFVPAWYNPTRPWYSTDSVWFQSAAAAASDDTVTQLKIFQQGEEGASLIVLNYAPSLRRFLHDQNIFDVPYWSFFDEVQGLGDDYARPLDFLELEWPDDVSFFYNPFIVTVMRGTDVYARVYLARDGTLRSIRYYGDGMPTVERIFDDRGFLSSVLMHDESGRPVTQYYLTRAGDVVVSEDIASGRVEVVQNPEGRFQSPSYESWGALMAEFLGDLLGRRADGGDTVVLAISEQHNELVASALGEQTLVLSRSAARPAAVSGALLQRAGAVFTDAAQPGEAAALPELAIYPLERRPTFGASANESTVYISVFADDISPDELDFAIASSATQLVNNEHTRLLVLSFRSQDVEYLQAVKRVIAGYQHLDLRLLESDQTTRLGVDVGIAEGPEEIIQLTFVDREEELTRTMAKTRVLVDLGATVHRRLAAAAVDAGVPQINRYQQELITHPINGFVIGDDAALPTALDHYLTGLEHWNQSLVQCRVLEDLFSAREVLGRWELIRMGVAYAGSADRP from the coding sequence ATGATCCACTTCGTACCGGCCTGGTACAACCCGACGCGTCCGTGGTACTCCACCGACAGCGTCTGGTTCCAGAGCGCGGCCGCCGCGGCATCCGATGACACCGTGACGCAGCTCAAGATCTTCCAGCAGGGCGAAGAGGGCGCATCGTTGATCGTGCTCAACTATGCGCCGAGCCTGCGACGGTTCCTGCACGACCAGAACATCTTCGACGTGCCGTACTGGTCGTTCTTCGATGAAGTGCAGGGGCTCGGCGACGACTATGCCCGGCCCCTCGACTTCCTCGAGCTCGAATGGCCCGACGACGTCAGCTTCTTCTACAACCCGTTCATCGTGACCGTGATGCGCGGGACCGACGTCTACGCGCGCGTCTACCTTGCGCGCGACGGCACACTGCGCTCCATCCGCTACTACGGCGACGGGATGCCGACGGTCGAGCGGATCTTCGACGACAGAGGATTCCTGTCGAGCGTGCTGATGCACGATGAATCCGGTCGCCCGGTGACCCAGTACTACCTGACCCGCGCGGGAGACGTGGTCGTCAGCGAGGACATCGCATCGGGCCGTGTCGAGGTCGTTCAGAACCCCGAGGGCCGCTTCCAGAGCCCGTCGTATGAGAGCTGGGGGGCGCTGATGGCCGAATTCCTCGGCGATCTCCTCGGTCGGCGTGCGGACGGTGGCGATACCGTGGTCCTCGCGATCTCGGAGCAGCACAACGAACTGGTCGCGTCGGCGCTCGGCGAGCAGACGCTGGTGCTCTCACGTTCGGCGGCCCGGCCGGCTGCGGTGTCGGGCGCCCTGCTGCAGCGCGCGGGCGCAGTCTTCACGGACGCCGCGCAGCCCGGAGAGGCGGCGGCACTGCCGGAGCTGGCGATCTACCCCTTGGAGCGCCGCCCGACATTCGGCGCGAGCGCGAACGAATCCACGGTCTACATCTCCGTGTTCGCCGACGACATCTCTCCGGACGAGCTCGACTTCGCGATCGCCAGCAGCGCGACACAGCTCGTGAACAACGAGCACACCCGGCTGCTCGTCCTGTCGTTCCGTTCGCAGGACGTCGAGTACCTGCAGGCCGTGAAGCGTGTCATCGCCGGCTACCAACATCTCGACCTCAGACTGCTCGAGAGCGACCAGACGACGCGCCTCGGCGTCGACGTCGGCATCGCCGAAGGGCCCGAAGAGATCATCCAGCTGACCTTCGTCGACCGCGAGGAAGAACTCACCCGCACAATGGCGAAGACGCGCGTGCTCGTCGATCTCGGCGCGACCGTCCACCGGCGACTGGCCGCGGCAGCGGTCGACGCGGGCGTACCGCAGATCAATCGCTACCAGCAGGAACTGATCACGCATCCGATCAACGGCTTCGTGATCGGTGACGACGCCGCGCTGCCGACGGCCCTCGACCACTACCTGACGGGCCTCGAGCACTGGAACCAGTCGCTCGTGCAGTGCAGGGTTCTTGAGGACCTCTTCAGCGCACGCGAAGTCCTCGGCCGGTGGGAGCTCATCAGGATGGGGGTGGCGTATGC